One Falco naumanni isolate bFalNau1 chromosome 13, bFalNau1.pat, whole genome shotgun sequence DNA segment encodes these proteins:
- the ECEL1 gene encoding endothelin-converting enzyme-like 1 — MEKTYSLTAHYDEFQEVKYVSKYQSGTLPNGFALQLGTGAKKRRGGLPRWSRREVCLLSGLVFAAGLCVILTCMLVLKYLAAEGDSYCLEGCQEKKAFLRASRFLSANMDATIDPCQDFYSFACGGWLRRHGIPEDKLVYGTIGAIAEQNEAKLRALLSRPVRRRAPASAERKVKEFFRSCLDRAEIDRLGPRPMLEVIRECGGWDAPQGRRDINELLYKTQGVYSAAVLFSLTVSLDERNTSRYIIRIDQDGLTLPERTLYLGQDEESEKILAAYRVFMERLLTLLGAEHVEQKAQEILQLEQHLANITVSEYDDMRRDVSSMYHKVTLGELQRITPTLKWKRLLDRIFHDNFSEEEEVVLLATDYMYKVSDLIRVTPGRILHNYMLWRIVVVLSEHLSTPFRDAIHELSKEMEGNEKQLELGKICLSQANKHFGMALGALFVEEHFSSASKAKVQQLVEDIKYILDQRLDELDWMDEETRRAARAKLRYMMVMIGYPDFLLKPEAIDKEYEFEVDEKTYFKNILNSIAFSIRLSVKKIRQEVDKSAWLLPPQALNAYYLPNKNQMVFPAGILQPTLYDPQFPQSLNYGGIGTIIGHELTHGYDDWGGQYDRHGNLVHWWTERSYSKFLKKAQCIVNLYDNFTVYNQRVNGKHTLGENIADMGGLKLAYYAYQKWVREHGPEHPLHQLKYTHDQLFFIAFAQNWCIKRRSQSIYLQVLTDKHAPEHYRVLGSVSQFEEFGRVFHCPKNSPMNPVHKCSVW, encoded by the exons ATGGAGAAGACCTACTCATTGACAGCCCACTACGACGAGTTTCAGGAGGTGAAGTATGTGAGCAAGTACCAGAGCGGCACCCTGCCCAACGGCTTCGCCCTCCAGCTGGGCACCGGAGCCAAGAAACGCCGTGGGGGGCTGCCACGCTGGAGCCGCCGGGAGGTCTGTCTGCTTTCAGGGCTGGTGTTTGCTGCGGGGCTCTGCGTCATCTTGACATGCATGTTGGTCCTCAAGTACCTGGCGGCTGAAGGGGACAGCTACTGCCTGGAGGGGTGCCAGGAGAAGAAGGCCTTCCTGCGGGCATCCCGCTTCCTGAGCGCCAACATGGATGCCACCATCGACCCCTGCCAGGACTTCTACTCCTTTGCCTGTGGTGGCTGGCTCCGGCGACACGGCATCCCTGAGGACAAGCTGGTGTACGGCACCATCGGGGCCATTGCCGAGCAGAACGAGGCCAAGCTGCGGGCGCTGCTGAGCCGCCCCGTGCGGCGCCGAGCCCCCGCCTCGGCCGAGAGGAAGGTCAAGGAGTTTTTCCGCTCATGCCTGGACCGAGCTGAGATTGACCGACTGGGCCCACGGCCCATGCTGGAGGTCATCAGGGAGTGTGGTGGCTGGGATGCCCCCCAAGGCCGCAGGGACATCAACGAGCTGCTCTATAAGACGCAGGGGGTCTACAGTGCTGCCGTGCTCTTCTCCCTCACCGTCAGCCTGGATGAGAGGAACACCTCCCGCTACATCATCCGG ATTGACCAGGATGGCCTGACTCTGCCAGAACGGACCCTCTACCTGGGGCAGGATGAAGAGAGTGAGAAG ATCCTGGCTGCCTACCGGGTGTTCATGGAGCGGCTGCTCACCCTCCTGGGGGCTGAGCACGTGGAGCAGAAAGCCCAGGAGatcctgcagctggagcagcacctCGCCAAT ATCACAGTGTCTGAGTACGATGATATGCGGAGGGATGTCAGCAGCATGTACCACAAAGTGAccctgggagagctgcagcGCATCACCCCCACG CTCAAGTGGAAGCGCTTGCTGGACCGCATCTTCCATGACAACTtctcagaggaggaggaggtggtgctgctggccacTGACTATATGTACAAGGTGTCCGACCTCATCCGTGTGACGCCCGGCAG GATCCTTCATAACTACATGCTGTGGCGCATTGTGGTGGTGCTGAGTGAGCACCTCTCCACTCCCTTCCGTGATGCCATCCACGAGCTCTCCAAGGAGATGGAAGGCAATGAGAAGCAGCTCGAGCTGGGCAAGATCTGCCTGAGCCAGGCCAACAAGCACTTCGGCATGGCCCTGGGTGCCCTCTTTGTCGAGGAGCACTTCTCCTCCGCCAGCAAAGCCAAG gtgcagcagctggtggaggaCATCAAATACATACTGGACCAGCGCCTGGATGAGCTGGACTGGATGGATGAGGAGACACGGAGAGCGGCCAGGGCCAAG CTTCGATACATGATGGTGATGATTGGGTACCCTGATTTCCTGCTGAAGCCGGAGGCCATTGACAAGGAGTATGAG TTTGAGGTGGATGAGAAAACCTACTTCAAGAACATCCTCAACAGCATCGCCTTCAGCATCAGGCTCTCGGTGAAGAAGATCCGGCAGGAGGTGGACAAGTCTGC gtggctgctgcctccccaggcGCTGAACGCCTACTACCTGCCCAACAAGAACCAGATGG TGTTCCCTGCTGGCATCCTGCAGCCCACCCTCTACGACCCCCAGTTCCCGCA GTCGCTGAACTACGGTGGGATCGGCACCATTATCGGGCATGAGCTGACCCATGGCTACGATGACTGGG GGGGACAGTACGACCGGCACGGGAACCTGGTGCACTGGTGGACAGAGCGGTCATACAGCAAGTTCCTGAAGAAGGCACAGTGTATCGTCAACCTCTACGACAACTTCACTGTCTACAACCAGCGG GTGAATGGCAAACACACGCTGGGGGAGAACATTGCTGACATGGGGGGGCTCAAACTCGCCTACTAC GCCTACCAGAAATGGGTGCGAGAGCACGGCCCCGAGCACCCCCTGCACCAACTGAAATACACACACGACCAGCTCTTCTTCATTGCCTTTGCCCAG AACTGGTGCATCAAGCGGAGATCCCAGTCCATCTACCTGCAGGTGCTGACGGACAAGCACGCCCCAGAGCACTACAG GGTCCTAGGCAGCGTCTCACAGTTTGAGGAGTTTGGACGGGTTTTCCACTGCCCCAAGAACTCGCCCATGAACCCGGTGCACAAGTGCTCGGTGTGGTGA
- the SLC12A9 gene encoding solute carrier family 12 member 9 isoform X1 — MASSERSALLTYRLCGGSGEEERGRERGRTAAAAAPRKLPTFLGVVVPTLLSMFSVVLFLRLGFVVGHAGLYQALAMFAVAYFIIGMTVLSVCAIATNGALDAGGAYYMISRALGPEFGGSIGIMFFLANVCGSALYVLGLVEAVVDSFGIPPGQKVGTGVHVLPQSYWYELLYGTVLLALCLVVCLVGASIYAKATFLIFLIVAGVLGTILISFFATQPLGVPIRLPHFNVSETENGSFTGFSLATLRENLGGGYGVDYTTGQVMSFSSVFAVMFNGCTGIMAGSNMSGDLKRPSYSIPRGTISAVLFTYLVYNLLAFLMCATCNRILLQKDYGFLRDISIFPPLVTVGIYAATLSAAMSNLIGASRILYALARDDLFGRALALAKKTSSSGNPVMAVILSWLVVQLVLFSGKLNTIAGVVTTFFLLVYATVNLACLALEWASAPNFRPTFRYFTWHTCLLGIAGCCVMMFLISPVSASASLGFLLVLLLALHYLSPSSTWGYISQALIFHQVRKYLLMLDVRKDHVKFWRPQMLLMVQNPRGSARLIDFVNDLKKSGLYVLGHVELQDLDMLPSDPLQPQQDSWLSLVDKLNVKAFVSLTLAPSVRHGVRQLLFTSGLGGMRPNTLVLGFYDDAEPQDGLAQHPAFTSAREEVPLGFPPLRAPTAPKLLSAREYVGIVADALKMLRNVLLARQLESLDKAWELRRAASPPPTIHVWPVNLLRPDSARYADTCSLFLLQMACVLNMARAWRRARLRLFLCVEAGAMPHAQEEKLRQLLKDLRIQAQIQLVPWDAITHLHWQTCRGPPGGPAGEVEEEEEEEGSVNFPVNAAQVSDEYVCAANKLVLEQSPAPAVRFLYLPRPPADTSLYPLYLHQLELLTRGLGPTVLVHGVSAVTSTQL; from the exons atGGCGAGCTCGGAGCGGAGCGCGCTGCTCACGTACCGCCTGTGCGGCGGCTCGGGCGAGGaggagcggggccgggagcgcGGCCGgaccgccgccgccgccgccccccgcaaGCTGCCCACCTTCTTGGGCGTTGTGGTGCCCACGCTGCTTTCCATGTTCAGCGTCGTCCTCTTCCTGCGCCTCG GGTTCGTGGTGGGCCATGCTGGGTTGTACCAAGCCCTGGCCATGTTCGCAGTGGCATACTTCATCATCGGCATGACGGTGCTCTCCGTGTGTGCCATCGCCACCAACGGGGCACTGGATGCCGGAGGAGCCTACT ATATGATCAGCCGTGCCCTGGGCCCGGAGTTCGGGGGCAGCATCGGGATCATGTTTTTCCTGGCCAACGTGTGTGGCAGTGCCCTCTatgtgctggggctggtggaggCGGTGGTGGACAGCTTTGGGATCCCACCTG GGCAAAAAGTGGGCACAGGCGTCCACGTCCTGCCCCAGAGCTACTGGTATGAGCTGCTCTACGGTACCGTGCTGCTGGCCCTCTGCCTCGTCGTGTGCCTTGTGGGTGCCTCCATCTACGCCAAAGCCACCTTCCTTATCTTCCTCATCGTCGCAGGTGTCCTAGGCACCATCCTCATCAGCTTCTTCGCTACACAGCCCCTTGGGGTGCCCATCCGTCTGCCCCACTTCAATGTCTCCGAGACTGAGAATGGCTCCTTCACCGGCTTCTCCCTTGCCACCCTGCGAGAAAACCTGGGGG GTGGGTACGGGGTGGACTACACCACCGGGCAGGTGATGAGCTTCAGCTCCGTCTTTGCGGTGATGTTCAATGGCTGCACCGGCATCATGGCAGGCTCCAACATGTCAG GAGACCTGAAGCGCCCGAGCTACTCCATCCCGCGGGGCACTATCTCTGCTGTGCTCTTTACCTACCTCGTCTACAACCTGCTGGCTTTCCTCATGTGTGCCACCTGCAACAG GATCCTCCTGCAGAAAGACTACGGCTTCTTGCGTGACATCAGTATCTTCCCACCCTTGGTCACCGTGGGCATCTATGCTGCCACCCTCTCTGCGGCCATGAGCAACCTCATCGGGGCATCCCGCATCCTCTATGCCCTGGCCCGGGATGATCTCTTTG GCCGGGCGCTGGCGCTGGCTAAGAAGACATCTTCCAGTGGGAACCCAGTGATGGCGGTGATCCTCTCCTGGCTGGTGGTTCAG ctggtgCTCTTCTCTGGGAAGCTCAACACCATTGCAGGGGTCGTGACCACCTTCTTCCTCCTGGTTTATGCCACTGTCAACCTGGCCTGCCTGGCACTGGAGTGGGCATCAGCCCCCAACTTCAG GCCCACCTTCCGGTACTTCACCTGGCACACGTGCCTGCTGGGCATTGCGGGCTGCTGCGTCATGATGTTCCTCATCAGCCCCGTGTCAGCCTCAGCGAGCCTGGGCTtcctcctcgtcctcctcctcGCTCTCCACTACCTctcacccagcagcacctggggctACATCAGCCAGGCTCTCATCTTCCACCAG gTGCGGAAGTACCTGCTGATGCTGGATGTGCGGAAGGACCATGTCAAGTTCTGGCGCCCACAGATGCTGCTGATGGTGCAGAACCCACGGGGCAGTGCCCGCCTCATCGACTTTGTCAATGACCTCAAGAAGAGCGGTCTCTATGTCCTGGGCCATGTCGAGCTGCAGGACTTGG ACATGCTGCCCTCAGACccgctccagccccagcaggactCGTGGCTGAGCTTGGTGGACAAGCTGAACGTCAAGGCCTTTGTCAGCCTCACCCTTGCGCCCTCGGTGCGACATGGTGTCCGGCAGCTCCTCTTCACCTCTGGCCTTG GTGGGATGCGTCCCAACACACTAGTGCTGGGCTTCTACGATGATGCAGAACCGCAGGACGGTCtagcccagcaccctgccttcACCAGCGCCCGCGAGGAGGTCCCCCTGGGCTTCCCCCCTCTGCGGGCGCCCACCGCCCCCAAGCTGCTGTCAGCCCGGGAGTACGTGGGCATCGTGGCTGATGCCCTGAAGATGCTTCGCAATGTCCTGCTGGCCCGGCAGCTGGAGAGCCTGGACAAGGCCTGGGAGCTGCGGcgggctgccagccccccacccaccaTCCACGTCTGGCCCGTCAACCTGCTGCGGCCTGACAGCGCCCGCTATGCCGACACCTGCagccttttcctgctgcagatgGCCTGCGTCCTCAACATGGCGCGGGCCTGGCGCCGGGCCCGCCTGCGCCTCTTCCTCTGCGTGGAGGCAGGCGCCATGCCCCATGCCCAGGAGGAGAAGCTGCGCCAGCTCCTCAAGGACTTGCGCATCCAGGCCCAGATCCAGCTGGTGCCCTGGGACGCCATCACCCACCTACACTGGCAAACCTGCCGGGGACCCCCTGGGGGGCCTGCCggagaggtggaggaggaggaggaggaggaagggtcCGTGAACTTCCCGGTCAATGCTGCCCAAGTGTCGGATGAGTACGTCTGCGCCGCCAACAAACTCGTCCTGGAGCAGAGCCCTGCGCCAGCTGTGCGCTTCCTCTACTTGCCGCGGCCGCCGGCCGACACCAGCCTCTACCCGCTGTACCTGcaccagctggagctgctcacCCGTGGGCTGGGCCCCACCGTGCTGGTGCACGGGGTGAGTGCCGtcaccagcacccagctgtAG
- the SLC12A9 gene encoding solute carrier family 12 member 9 isoform X2, whose protein sequence is MCWGWWRRWWTALGSHLGKKWAQASTSCPRATGVLGTILISFFATQPLGVPIRLPHFNVSETENGSFTGFSLATLRENLGGGYGVDYTTGQVMSFSSVFAVMFNGCTGIMAGSNMSGDLKRPSYSIPRGTISAVLFTYLVYNLLAFLMCATCNRILLQKDYGFLRDISIFPPLVTVGIYAATLSAAMSNLIGASRILYALARDDLFGRALALAKKTSSSGNPVMAVILSWLVVQLVLFSGKLNTIAGVVTTFFLLVYATVNLACLALEWASAPNFRPTFRYFTWHTCLLGIAGCCVMMFLISPVSASASLGFLLVLLLALHYLSPSSTWGYISQALIFHQVRKYLLMLDVRKDHVKFWRPQMLLMVQNPRGSARLIDFVNDLKKSGLYVLGHVELQDLDMLPSDPLQPQQDSWLSLVDKLNVKAFVSLTLAPSVRHGVRQLLFTSGLGGMRPNTLVLGFYDDAEPQDGLAQHPAFTSAREEVPLGFPPLRAPTAPKLLSAREYVGIVADALKMLRNVLLARQLESLDKAWELRRAASPPPTIHVWPVNLLRPDSARYADTCSLFLLQMACVLNMARAWRRARLRLFLCVEAGAMPHAQEEKLRQLLKDLRIQAQIQLVPWDAITHLHWQTCRGPPGGPAGEVEEEEEEEGSVNFPVNAAQVSDEYVCAANKLVLEQSPAPAVRFLYLPRPPADTSLYPLYLHQLELLTRGLGPTVLVHGVSAVTSTQL, encoded by the exons atgtgctggggctggtggaggCGGTGGTGGACAGCTTTGGGATCCCACCTG GGCAAAAAGTGGGCACAGGCGTCCACGTCCTGCCCCAGAGCTACTG GTGTCCTAGGCACCATCCTCATCAGCTTCTTCGCTACACAGCCCCTTGGGGTGCCCATCCGTCTGCCCCACTTCAATGTCTCCGAGACTGAGAATGGCTCCTTCACCGGCTTCTCCCTTGCCACCCTGCGAGAAAACCTGGGGG GTGGGTACGGGGTGGACTACACCACCGGGCAGGTGATGAGCTTCAGCTCCGTCTTTGCGGTGATGTTCAATGGCTGCACCGGCATCATGGCAGGCTCCAACATGTCAG GAGACCTGAAGCGCCCGAGCTACTCCATCCCGCGGGGCACTATCTCTGCTGTGCTCTTTACCTACCTCGTCTACAACCTGCTGGCTTTCCTCATGTGTGCCACCTGCAACAG GATCCTCCTGCAGAAAGACTACGGCTTCTTGCGTGACATCAGTATCTTCCCACCCTTGGTCACCGTGGGCATCTATGCTGCCACCCTCTCTGCGGCCATGAGCAACCTCATCGGGGCATCCCGCATCCTCTATGCCCTGGCCCGGGATGATCTCTTTG GCCGGGCGCTGGCGCTGGCTAAGAAGACATCTTCCAGTGGGAACCCAGTGATGGCGGTGATCCTCTCCTGGCTGGTGGTTCAG ctggtgCTCTTCTCTGGGAAGCTCAACACCATTGCAGGGGTCGTGACCACCTTCTTCCTCCTGGTTTATGCCACTGTCAACCTGGCCTGCCTGGCACTGGAGTGGGCATCAGCCCCCAACTTCAG GCCCACCTTCCGGTACTTCACCTGGCACACGTGCCTGCTGGGCATTGCGGGCTGCTGCGTCATGATGTTCCTCATCAGCCCCGTGTCAGCCTCAGCGAGCCTGGGCTtcctcctcgtcctcctcctcGCTCTCCACTACCTctcacccagcagcacctggggctACATCAGCCAGGCTCTCATCTTCCACCAG gTGCGGAAGTACCTGCTGATGCTGGATGTGCGGAAGGACCATGTCAAGTTCTGGCGCCCACAGATGCTGCTGATGGTGCAGAACCCACGGGGCAGTGCCCGCCTCATCGACTTTGTCAATGACCTCAAGAAGAGCGGTCTCTATGTCCTGGGCCATGTCGAGCTGCAGGACTTGG ACATGCTGCCCTCAGACccgctccagccccagcaggactCGTGGCTGAGCTTGGTGGACAAGCTGAACGTCAAGGCCTTTGTCAGCCTCACCCTTGCGCCCTCGGTGCGACATGGTGTCCGGCAGCTCCTCTTCACCTCTGGCCTTG GTGGGATGCGTCCCAACACACTAGTGCTGGGCTTCTACGATGATGCAGAACCGCAGGACGGTCtagcccagcaccctgccttcACCAGCGCCCGCGAGGAGGTCCCCCTGGGCTTCCCCCCTCTGCGGGCGCCCACCGCCCCCAAGCTGCTGTCAGCCCGGGAGTACGTGGGCATCGTGGCTGATGCCCTGAAGATGCTTCGCAATGTCCTGCTGGCCCGGCAGCTGGAGAGCCTGGACAAGGCCTGGGAGCTGCGGcgggctgccagccccccacccaccaTCCACGTCTGGCCCGTCAACCTGCTGCGGCCTGACAGCGCCCGCTATGCCGACACCTGCagccttttcctgctgcagatgGCCTGCGTCCTCAACATGGCGCGGGCCTGGCGCCGGGCCCGCCTGCGCCTCTTCCTCTGCGTGGAGGCAGGCGCCATGCCCCATGCCCAGGAGGAGAAGCTGCGCCAGCTCCTCAAGGACTTGCGCATCCAGGCCCAGATCCAGCTGGTGCCCTGGGACGCCATCACCCACCTACACTGGCAAACCTGCCGGGGACCCCCTGGGGGGCCTGCCggagaggtggaggaggaggaggaggaggaagggtcCGTGAACTTCCCGGTCAATGCTGCCCAAGTGTCGGATGAGTACGTCTGCGCCGCCAACAAACTCGTCCTGGAGCAGAGCCCTGCGCCAGCTGTGCGCTTCCTCTACTTGCCGCGGCCGCCGGCCGACACCAGCCTCTACCCGCTGTACCTGcaccagctggagctgctcacCCGTGGGCTGGGCCCCACCGTGCTGGTGCACGGGGTGAGTGCCGtcaccagcacccagctgtAG